In a genomic window of Oscillatoria sp. FACHB-1406:
- the dcd gene encoding dCTP deaminase produces MIQNDTWIAKMAAKGMIAPFEPKLIRRVENLPVISYGLSSFGYDIRLSPLEFRVFRHIPGTVVDPKNLNPENLEPVKLHDDENGSFFILPAHSYGLGVALERLEIPDTITVLCIGKSTYARVGLIANLTPAEAGWRGHLTLEFSNSSSADCRIYANEGVVQLLFLEGEACEVSYEQRRGKYQDQPEKVVFSRV; encoded by the coding sequence GTGATTCAGAACGATACGTGGATTGCAAAAATGGCAGCTAAGGGTATGATTGCGCCCTTTGAACCTAAATTAATTCGGCGAGTTGAAAATTTACCCGTCATTTCCTACGGATTGAGCAGTTTTGGCTACGATATTCGCCTTTCGCCGTTAGAATTCCGAGTTTTTCGCCATATTCCCGGAACGGTTGTCGATCCCAAAAACTTAAATCCAGAAAATCTCGAACCCGTCAAACTACACGACGATGAAAACGGCAGTTTTTTTATTTTGCCTGCCCATTCCTACGGTTTGGGTGTCGCGTTAGAACGACTAGAAATCCCCGATACGATTACAGTTTTATGTATCGGAAAATCAACTTACGCTCGCGTTGGTTTAATCGCGAATTTAACGCCTGCTGAAGCCGGTTGGCGCGGTCATTTGACTTTAGAGTTCTCAAATTCTTCGAGTGCAGATTGTCGCATTTATGCCAACGAAGGAGTCGTACAACTACTCTTTTTAGAAGGTGAAGCTTGTGAAGTTAGTTACGAGCAGCGTCGCGGAAAATATCAAGATCAACCGGAAAAAGTTGTATTTTCTAGGGTATAA